Proteins encoded together in one Deltaproteobacteria bacterium window:
- a CDS encoding crotonase/enoyl-CoA hydratase family protein — translation MEIATGAGVGCAPSTARGAARVTTYQTILVDKSENIMTITFNRPDRLNALNGQMLMDTLAALDDADADDDVKAIIFTGAGRGFCAGADLGGGGGTFDHSGREARSEHRDGGGLLTLRIFECKKPVIAAINGPAVGVGSTMTLPMDIRIASDQARFGFVFARRGIVPEAASSYFITRAVGIAQAMEWVATGRVFSAAEALAGRLVSRVVPHDQLIPTARALAREIADNCSAISVTLARQMLWRMLGADHPMEAHKLDSRMIHALGQSPDAYEGVSSFLEKRPAKFKGRVSTDLPQPYPWWPERKFSDAPAKKKKAPAREAKKPAKAKPKAKAKRRR, via the coding sequence ATGGAGATTGCGACTGGCGCTGGCGTAGGCTGCGCGCCTTCCACCGCACGAGGAGCAGCGCGCGTGACGACTTATCAGACGATCCTGGTCGACAAGAGCGAGAACATCATGACGATCACGTTCAACCGGCCCGACCGGCTGAACGCGCTGAACGGCCAGATGCTGATGGACACGCTCGCGGCGCTCGACGACGCGGACGCCGACGACGACGTGAAGGCGATCATCTTCACCGGCGCGGGCCGCGGCTTCTGCGCCGGCGCCGATCTCGGCGGCGGCGGCGGCACTTTCGACCACAGTGGCCGCGAGGCGCGGAGCGAGCATCGCGACGGCGGCGGCCTGCTCACGCTGCGCATCTTCGAGTGCAAGAAGCCGGTGATCGCCGCGATCAACGGGCCGGCCGTCGGCGTCGGCTCGACCATGACGCTGCCGATGGACATCCGCATCGCGAGCGATCAGGCGCGCTTCGGCTTCGTGTTCGCGCGCCGCGGCATCGTGCCCGAAGCGGCGAGCTCGTACTTCATCACGCGCGCGGTCGGCATCGCGCAGGCGATGGAGTGGGTCGCGACGGGGCGCGTGTTCTCCGCGGCCGAAGCGCTGGCGGGCCGGCTCGTCTCGCGCGTGGTCCCGCACGACCAGTTGATTCCCACCGCGCGCGCGCTCGCGCGCGAGATCGCGGACAACTGCAGCGCGATCTCGGTGACGCTCGCGCGCCAGATGCTGTGGCGGATGCTCGGCGCCGATCACCCGATGGAGGCGCACAAGCTCGACTCGCGCATGATCCACGCGCTCGGGCAATCGCCCGATGCCTACGAAGGCGTGTCGAGCTTCCTCGAGAAGCGCCCCGCCAAGTTCAAGGGCCGCGTCTCGACGGATCTCCCGCAGCCCTATCCCTGGTGGCCCGAGCGCAAGTTCTCGGACGCGCCCGCCAAGAAGAAGAAGGCGCCGGCGCGCGAGGCGAAGAAGCCCGCGAAGGCGAAGCCCAAGGCGAAGGCGAAGCGGCGGCGCTAG